The following is a genomic window from Thalassophryne amazonica chromosome 14, fThaAma1.1, whole genome shotgun sequence.
agctGAATGTCCTgtattgggtattgttgtattgggtatttggaaaaagtcaggatgggatagcccttctacttaaagtgtgaagccacatcatgtgtggtgcaaatatttgccggaaatggatcactttgcccggtactggatcacgacactctgtgtcactttgggggcattcctggcatctggctggagcccttctaatgcagaatgatacacactgtgcccgagaatgtgttttgaacacaaaatgatgtaaattatacttattaaatgagaatttacttagttttgaaaggcactgttatgtttttacgagcaaaaaatgaagtgtttacTCAAATTGGGTGTCATTCattaataaatgaagataaaataaaatctatGGTAATAACATTCTTGGCTTTTGACATCTCCCCCTAAGCTTTTAACTCACTGAAGTGGGTCAGGATAGCACAAGATTCCCCAACTTGCTATCATTTCGCACcttatattgttagagatggagagcaaaggagggttttaaatgtgtggaggtgagatttcttccaaattaaaaagtaaaagcccccacattcatgcccattcatgatgttgagatgacccccaaagtacacatggctcacaagtactgacacgaggctgctgcttcagtaatccacaactggcaaatttttgcgtcagagataaatgtgtgcagcaactaaacagcaagacataacacactgacattctctacccaagtaagtaagtattttcccactctagaaccaatgacactgaatggctaactcacctctttgctacttaatagagatcgtcactttcacacttgcaggaatgagtgagtcagaaagtgCACGCACACCACCGAGactggatgttttgattcctctgctcatCACAAAGATgactggatccggtcgagcttgtggtcatttgtagacaaaacatcagtctttccattggtaccgaGTATTAGCTTATTTGCGCTGATTACGAAAAACTCTTTCTGAGTAATGTTCTTTTAAAACTTTATATTCTGTCCTTCTTATTTACCTGCGTGTGGTGTAGATCAGAGTCACAGAGTgcactgtgtgtgctcctttctcTTAACACTAATGCATCCaacttttaatgtgttttttgtgCACTGctgaaacaaaattaaaaaaatactccaCTTTACATAGTAATGGATATGTAGGTTCAAAAGCAAATACTTATGTATAGATGTGATGAGCATTTTGCACACCCAGCTGTAGCACTACAGCATATACAAAATCAATCGCTGTCTTTGCTGTCACTTCCAGGTCCATATGTTGTTATGATGTGTCAAGGAAACGGAACTCCTCTGCTGCAGGTATGGCTGTAGATTCCATCATGCTGGACAAAACCAATGATACAGAGCAAGAGACTCTGCAATGTTCAGACTGTGGGTGCAGTTTCAGCCCACCAGAGCTGAACACTGCAACAGAGTCAACCACCTCTTCAGTCCCTTCTCAGCAGCAAGAAGCAGGCAGTTCTTCAAAATGCCCATCCTGCAAAGCCGGCTGTGCTCTCCCCAGTGATCAACTTTTGGAGAAATGCTCCCGCCTGAAGCCTCACAATTGTTCGCTGTGCACCAAAAGCTTCATAACTTCTGCTCACCTGAACCTTCACCTCTCCTTTCACAACAAGGAAAAGAAGTTCAAATGTAACACCTGTGGAAAGTTCTTCTACCAGGCCTCCCACCTGATTGCACACGAGGTGATCCACAGCGGCAACAGGCCatttaaatgcccagagtgtggCAAATGCTTTGTCCGTGCCTCTCACCTTAAGACCCACCGTCGGTTGCACACTGGCGAGAAGCCCTTTAAGTGCAGCTACTGTTGCAAGGCCTTCACCCAAAAGTCTGGACTCCTGTCACACGTTCGCCAACATACAGGGGACCATCTATTCAAGTGTGAGCAGTGTGGTGAGACCTTCCCCTCTTTGCATATCCTGCTCGCTCATAAGGCTCAAGAGTCCTCTGGACAAGAAGGGCCAGTGCCCGTACCAGCACCCACTCAAACACCAGTACCCACTCCAACACCAGCACCCGCTCCAGTAGCAGCAGCTGTTCCAACTCCAGCACCACGTGCACCTGCCTTTGCTCAAGCAACAACACTGAAGGAGCCTGAAAAGGCAGAAAGCAGTCTAGATGACCTGAAGTGTGGCGTCTGCTGTCGAACCTTCGTACGATCATCCTACATAAGATTGTGCATACGCTTGAGCAAAGGCCAGCGGCCCTATCACTGCAAAGTATGCAACAAGACCTTTGTCAAGATGGATACCTTTGTGAACCACTGTGATAAACACCTGAGACAGAAAAAGGATCACAAGGCAGTTCAAGACAAAGTCGTTAAACCTCCCCTGTTTGTTCCGCTCTCCAAGCCCCCTTCACCACAACCCTTGCCTACTTTGTCTGTCTCCGCAGAGGTCAGCACACGCTCCAAAACAAAGACCAAGAGTAAAACAGAGCTGTGACCACAAAGACTGGACTCCTTATGACTAAAACAGTCTTTGACCAATAATGTGTCATTGCCATATGGCACAGACGGCATATTGTGAACACTAAATGCTGATGTAGGAGAGGAGTGTCGTAAGAAAATAGGAGTAAATAGGAAAAAAGTACATTAGAGATTAGAGGTTTTGATATGTTAAGCAGGATGACTAAAACGGGAAATAtacttaaaaactaaaaaaaaataatcctgtAACTATTTTTTACGAGGAATGTCCCCATTCTATGCTGCTTAGGAACAGGCTTCATACAGCCTGATACAGTTCTGATGTTTTGTTTGCTCAGTGTACACCAACAGTTCTAACAGCTTGTCAGGCACCGCTAGTGGCCCGCTCACACGGCAGTAGCTGCAcgaaggaaaaaaagtcacaaatcgtcgagaaaaagtggacgaatggaatgagccagcacttctcccattaccgaaaagcctgcgagtccagagcACATAAtagaacgaaacaaaaccgaaactaacaaaagaaaaacaaagcgaacactgaccttgacgctttaaacaaaatcaaaatgaaacattcatgatgacatgacatgacagcgggtatcagaccaagcgccagcctgtgatcatttctgcagccacccTGTGCTCTCCACCGCACCTGCAGGTGcaagatctggttgtcttgacaatagGTTTGTCTTTACAGTTgcaacatgcatgtgcacacgcacgtTCCAGCCAGAGACGGCTGgaacatgcgtaaatagttaaagtagttgataaaatgttcttgccactattgtttctgtatgacaacgttgcttttcatcccacacatggatgagtcacgttcagctcatctgagctttagttattgatccgttcagatatcgtcaatgttcgtgcaagatgtcggatttgggaggttggacgaagttggatgacaaACAGAACGCTGACGGTACCGGAgttacgcaaacgatgaggaaccgtcaagacaaaaagcaaaatggaatacggatgaattgaggttgtcgtcgggattcattcacatttttcaacagtttgaaaattctgaccaagcgccagctacagcaacgaagctggacgacggttaaacaatgtctccaaaagtccagatttcttgtttcattttggctttggtgtccttcgttagtgctgtgtgactggggcttaaaaCAGTGCTGCAACACATAACTGCAGTGAGTGCCCAGCAGCTGCTTCAGGAAGCAGAATGAGGTCACGGTGCTCAGAGAGCTGCTGCTGGTGTCTGTCAGCACCACTCTAACCTCATATGTATGTGCTGCTGCCTCAAACTTTGCACATCAGGGTTTTGTTTCCAGTGGAAATTAAGCAGAATAAACTGAGCTAGTGGAAATGGCAGTTTGTGCAGAAGGAAGGAAAGCGAGAGGAGAGAtggtgtggttgttgttggtggagtgagttttaacattaacGTCCAGTTTCATCACAAAATACAAGCCTGCTGTGCTTTTAGGAGCTGTGTGTTTTGTCCCTGCAGATGATGACAGGGTTTATGAAGCTGTGATgtgtttgtattttcttttttttttttttttatattcaccTGCCATATGTTTAAACAGCTGCAgtatgatttttaaactgatgctTATAAATATGCTGTGAAGTAATGCAATGCTATTAAATTGCAAAATAAATACTTAAATATCAGGCCTATATCAATATGATGAAAGATAAACATGTATGGACCTGTATTttttgggggcggggggggggggggtacatccTGTTTTACCAACTTACTTTTGAAATCAATTTTATTGTGTAGTTCAGTGTATAAGgctaaatttaatgtcaagtttttCAGGCCATAACACTCCAAGTTGTGTTTTTCATACAAATTACATCCCTagtatccattcattttctatacccacttacttcaGTGAAGGCTCCGGGtggtgggggctggagcctatcccagcagtcatacctaGTACTGATTACCAGTAGGTCTGTCATACAACAATAAGCACATATAATACTAAAACACAGTGTGTAGAAGCATGAAGCTACTTCTTCAGTTttctgtttaaaaaacaaacaaaaactgttgTTTCAGTTGAGAGGCATCTTGGTGATGTGGTGGTTTGTTGTGACCTGGAACCTTTCTCTGAGGAGTGTTCCCATTTTCCACATAGGTGTATGGGTTCTGTTGTTCCAACATACACTGGCGTAGACTGCAGTCACCCCCGGTACAATTTATTTGTCAGTGACTGGTGAAGCATTTTCAATGCCACGCCACATTCAGCACAGCCGGTTTTTCCACATAGCTGCAGTGACAAAGTGCGTATCACAGCGCTTCACAAGTTTGTCGTGAGCACGTAGCCTCTGTTCACCTGACTCATGTACTACGTCATTCCTGTGCTTACTGTATGTTGGTACACCATCTGCCTCACGAGGCCCCTCGGACCTTCACATTCAACAGAATATCAAATTCAGACTTCACTCC
Proteins encoded in this region:
- the LOC117524065 gene encoding zinc finger protein 436, translating into MAVDSIMLDKTNDTEQETLQCSDCGCSFSPPELNTATESTTSSVPSQQQEAGSSSKCPSCKAGCALPSDQLLEKCSRLKPHNCSLCTKSFITSAHLNLHLSFHNKEKKFKCNTCGKFFYQASHLIAHEVIHSGNRPFKCPECGKCFVRASHLKTHRRLHTGEKPFKCSYCCKAFTQKSGLLSHVRQHTGDHLFKCEQCGETFPSLHILLAHKAQESSGQEGPVPVPAPTQTPVPTPTPAPAPVAAAVPTPAPRAPAFAQATTLKEPEKAESSLDDLKCGVCCRTFVRSSYIRLCIRLSKGQRPYHCKVCNKTFVKMDTFVNHCDKHLRQKKDHKAVQDKVVKPPLFVPLSKPPSPQPLPTLSVSAEVSTRSKTKTKSKTEL